A section of the Humulus lupulus chromosome 2, drHumLupu1.1, whole genome shotgun sequence genome encodes:
- the LOC133817298 gene encoding peroxisomal and mitochondrial division factor 2-like, which translates to MAEETAMNGVDDQATENFYDSDQTAELSRKVEILEQEKLKLAGENEETKEKIKKLTIEIEKGRSDESELKERLREMEKEIESFEEDKKALGAIAARAADLETEVSRLQHDLITAMSEGGAASAEVEELKRVLREKEAKIGSIESEVESLKTTKAESEKRVRELERKIGVLEMKEIEEKSKRVRAEEEMREQMEEQERQIVELKKVAVDLESLVSDSGAEAEKWVMERVTIEAALKESVEKAKAMEAKVHYLQKEVEKAETVVREVKDKTVKVVNGAVDDLYNGREEKGLNLQWPVVAGSAGAAIVAGAAVLYVLYGRRR; encoded by the coding sequence ATGGCGGAAGAGACGGCGATGAATGGCGTCGACGATCAAGCGACGGAGAATTTCTACGATTCCGATCAGACGGCGGAGCTGAGCCGAAAGGTTGAGATTCTGGAACAAGAGAAGCTGAAATTGGCTGGTGAGAATGAAGAAACGAAAGAGAAGATTAAGAAATTGACGATTGAGATCGAGAAGGGGCGGAGCGATGAATCGGAGCTCAAAGAGAGGTTGAGAGAGATGGAGAAGGAGATCGAGAGTTTCGAAGAGGACAAGAAGGCGTTGGGAGCCATCGCGGCGAGAGCGGCGGATTTGGAGACTGAAGTCTCGAGGCTCCAACACGATCTGATCACTGCCATGTCCGAGGGCGGGGCGGCGTCGGCAGAGGTTGAGGAGCTTAAAAGGGTTTTAAGAGAGAAAGAAGCGAAGATTGGGAGCATTGAGAGTGAGGTGGAGAGCTTGAAGACGACGAAAGCGGAGAGCGAGAAGAGGGTGAGGGAATTGGAGAGGAAAATTGGGGTTTTGGAGATGAAGGAAATTGAGGAGAAAAGCAAGAGAGTTAGAGCTGAGGAGGAGATGAGGGAACAAATGGAGGAACAGGAGAGGCAAATAGTTGAGTTGAAGAAAGTAGCTGTGGATTTGGAATCTCTGGTTTCTGATAGTGGGGCTGAAGCCGAGAAGTGGGTGATGGAGAGAGTGACTATTGAGGCTGCGCTTAAAGAATCAGTGGAGAAGGCTAAGGCTATGGAGGCAAAGGTGCATTACTTGCAGAAGGAAGTGGAGAAGGCCGAGACGGTCGTGAGAGAAGTGAAGGACAAGACTGTAAAGGTCGTTAATGGTGCTGTGGATGATCTGTATAATGGGAGAGAAGAGAAGGGGTTGAATTTGCAGTGGCCTGTTGTTGCCGGGTCTGCTGGAGCCGCCATTGTTGCTGGTGCTGCTGTACTCTATGTGTTGTACGGAAGGCGTCGGTGA
- the LOC133817299 gene encoding uncharacterized protein LOC133817299 gives MAVADAAPLPPPSTTTSLRVSPKTVEKAVKALLKWKISKSDVQKPQLLDEDEFVYLILTLKKIPAKDRVNAYKVPLAHSLYSESSELCLIIDDGSKSGLTKDDAVKKIKSEGIPVSKVIKLSKLKSDYKAFEAKRKLCDSYALFLADKRVVPLLPRLLGKQFFKKKKIPVPVDLKHKNWKEQIEKACSSAMLFLRTGTCCVVRVAKASMSSDDIVENAVAAINGIVEFVPRKWGNVRSFHLKLLESVALPLYQALPDMKLKIEGVKAVVEEKVEKEGGDKKVVKEDKVGKKKGRIHEVRYMDVSAGEGIDEDDVLDSDVEVSAGVENDVTGSGELGKKKRKKGEEVKEDEVLAEKPLKKSAKAKVKAKDEDELSAKGKKKDGTVKKKKADDSPIKVVKGGESDGRKEKKLKSGETKLKATKRK, from the coding sequence ATGGCAGTCGCGGACGCagctcctcttcctcctccttcGACGACCACAAGCCTCAGAGTGAGTCCCAAAACAGTAGAGAAGGCTGTGAAAGCTCTTCTGAAATGGAAGATTTCCAAATCGGACGTTCAAAAGCCTCAGCTTTTAGACGAAGACGAATTCgtctatctcatattgaccttgaAGAAAATCCCAGCCAAGGATCGCGTCAATGCCTACAAGGTCCCTCTAGCTCACTCCTTATATTCCGAATCCTCTGAGCTCTGCCTCATCATCGACGACGGGTCCAAATCCGGTCTTACCAAAGACGATGCCGTGAAAAAGATTAAGTCCGAAGGTATTCCGGTATCGAAGGTTATAAAGCTTTCCAAGCTCAAGTCAGACTACAAAGCCTTCGAAGCGAAGCGCAAGCTTTGCGATTCATACGCCTTGTTTTTGGCCGATAAACGTGTCGTTCCTTTGTTGCCGAGGCTTTTGGGGAAGCAATTtttcaagaagaagaagattccGGTGCCTGTGGATTTGAAGCACAAGAATTGGAAGGAGCAGATTGAGAAGGCTTGCAGCTCTGCCATGCTGTTCTTGAGGACCGGGACTTGTTGCGTGGTGAGAGTTGCAAAAGCTTCGATGAGTTCGGATGATATTGTGGAGAATGCAGTGGCTGCCATTAATGGGATTGTGGAGTTTGTGCCTAGGAAGTGGGGGAACGTAAGGTCCTTCCATCTGAAGCTTCTGGAATCTGTGGCATTGCCTCTCTATCAGGCGTTGCCGGATAtgaagttgaagattgagggagtgAAGGCCGTGGTAGAGGAGAAGGTTGAGAAGGAAGGAGGAGATAAAAAGGTTGTTAAGGAAGATAAAGTTGGGAAGAAGAAGGGTCGGATTCATGAAGTTCGGTATATGGATGTTAGTGCTGGAGAGGGCATTGATGAGGATGATGTACTCGATAGTGATGTGGAAGTAAGTGCGGGTGTTGAGAATGATGTCACGGGCAGCGGTGAGTtggggaagaagaagaggaagaagggaGAAGAAGTTAAGGAGGACGAGGTTCTTGCAGAGAAGCCATTGAAGAAGTCAGCTAAGGCGAAGGTGAAGGCGAAAGATGAAGATGAGTTATCTGCTAaagggaaaaagaaagatggtactgtgaagaagaagaaggcagATGATTCGCCTATCAAAGTGGTCAAAGGTGGAGAGTCTGAtggaaggaaggagaagaagttGAAGAGTGGAGAAACAAAGCTGAAAGCTACTAAAAGAAAGTAA